TCCCTTCAAAAAGAATACTCAATTCTATCGCTAATGCAATAATCAAAGATATAAAATCTATAACTACCTTTGAATACTATGATTACAAGATCAACTCAGGGATAAAGGATGAGATATTCAAATAACAGAGGAAAAGTATGATAAAAGAGATTACCTTTAAAGAGCTAAGAGGAACTCTATTAAGTTTTAAATTCTCGATAACATTTTTAGTATGTTTTATAACAATACTTTTAAGCATTAACATAGGAACTCAGAACTATAAAAACAAATTAAAAGAATATCATTATGGAAATGAATTGAGCAAAAAGACTTTTCAAATATATGATTCTTGGGAATCCATTGCCAATGAAGGTATTCAGATCTCTATGAGGCCATCTTCTCTGAGCATATTCTGCAGTGGAATTTTAAATTACACTGGTGATGTTTTCACTCTATCTGGATTTTCTCCTCCTTCACCCAATCCCAGTAAGTATGGTAAAAGTCCCATATTAGCAATATTTGGGGATCTGGATCTTTCTTTTATTTTGAGAGTTATATTGA
This DNA window, taken from Acidobacteriota bacterium, encodes the following:
- a CDS encoding ABC transporter permease subunit, translated to MIKEITFKELRGTLLSFKFSITFLVCFITILLSINIGTQNYKNKLKEYHYGNELSKKTFQIYDSWESIANEGIQISMRPSSLSIFCSGILNYTGDVFTLSGFSPPSPNPSKYGKSPILAIFGDLDLSFILRVILSLFSILYTYDAICGEKESGTLKLLLSNSITRAQIIFGKGLGLFIGSAPLKVDTKLRHIFNI